The following coding sequences are from one Buchnera aphidicola (Periphyllus testudinaceus) window:
- the ilvB gene encoding biosynthetic-type acetolactate synthase large subunit has translation MKNFSGAEMVIKSLIDQKIKYIFGYPGGAVLEIYDALNRIKKIKHILVRHEQAATHMADGYARSSGKPGVVLVTSGPGATNAITGIATAYMDSIPMIIISGQVDSNLIGYDSFQECDMIGISRPIVKHSFLIKKVKEIPLIIKQSFFIACTGRPGPVVIDIPKNILSSEKKRPYLWPTYVNIRSYKPEQKINKTIVKKAFKKIINSKQPIIYIGGGIINSNSSNELKYFAEKTNTPVTSSLMALGGFPGSHKQNLGMLGMHGTYSANMSMHYSDVILALGVRFDDRTTNNIKKYCPNATIIHVDIDPTSISKTIKAQIEIVGDLKKVLKIMNKLLKKKIKKIKKNRLICWWKKILEWKKKKIFVQKKNVLTIQPQTVIQLIFKLTKGKFYITSDVGQHQMFTALYYMFEKPRQWINSGGLGTMGFGFPAALGVKLAFPKKNVICITGDGSIQMNIQELSTAMQYKLPILILNLNNSSLGMVKQWQDIIYSGRHSQSYMKSLPNFVKLSKSYGHIGISISKITELKKKLKKSFKYLSKKKLVFVDIKIDQSEHVYPMQIKGGSMKDMKFKKNFKK, from the coding sequence ATGAAAAATTTTTCCGGTGCAGAAATGGTTATAAAATCATTAATTGACCAAAAAATAAAATACATTTTTGGATATCCAGGAGGCGCTGTTTTAGAAATATATGATGCATTAAACAGAATAAAAAAAATAAAACATATTTTAGTGCGTCATGAACAAGCTGCAACACATATGGCGGATGGTTATGCTAGATCTAGTGGAAAACCTGGTGTAGTATTAGTCACATCAGGGCCTGGAGCAACAAACGCAATTACAGGAATTGCAACAGCTTACATGGATTCTATTCCAATGATCATTATTTCAGGACAAGTAGATTCAAATCTTATTGGATATGATTCTTTTCAAGAATGCGATATGATTGGAATTTCTAGACCTATTGTAAAACATAGTTTTTTAATAAAAAAAGTAAAAGAAATACCTTTAATTATCAAACAATCTTTTTTCATTGCTTGTACAGGAAGACCAGGACCAGTTGTTATAGATATTCCAAAAAATATTTTATCTTCAGAAAAAAAAAGACCTTATTTATGGCCCACTTATGTTAATATTCGTTCTTATAAACCAGAACAAAAAATTAATAAAACAATTGTTAAAAAAGCATTTAAAAAAATAATTAATTCGAAACAACCAATAATATACATTGGCGGAGGAATAATTAATTCAAATAGCTCTAATGAACTAAAATATTTTGCAGAAAAAACAAATACTCCTGTAACTAGTTCACTTATGGCTTTAGGTGGTTTTCCAGGATCTCATAAACAAAACTTAGGAATGTTAGGAATGCATGGAACATATTCTGCAAATATGAGTATGCATTATTCTGATGTAATTTTAGCATTAGGAGTAAGATTCGATGATAGAACAACAAATAACATAAAAAAATATTGCCCAAATGCAACTATTATTCATGTAGATATAGATCCAACTTCTATTTCAAAAACAATTAAAGCACAAATCGAAATAGTAGGAGATTTAAAAAAAGTACTTAAAATAATGAATAAACTTTTAAAAAAAAAAATTAAAAAAATTAAAAAAAATAGATTAATTTGTTGGTGGAAAAAAATTTTAGAATGGAAAAAAAAAAAAATTTTTGTACAAAAAAAAAATGTATTAACTATTCAACCTCAAACAGTTATTCAACTAATTTTTAAACTTACAAAAGGGAAATTTTATATTACTTCTGATGTCGGACAACATCAAATGTTTACAGCATTATATTATATGTTTGAAAAACCAAGACAATGGATTAATTCAGGAGGTTTAGGAACTATGGGTTTTGGATTTCCTGCAGCATTAGGAGTAAAACTAGCATTTCCTAAAAAAAATGTAATCTGTATTACAGGCGATGGAAGTATTCAAATGAATATTCAAGAATTATCTACTGCTATGCAATATAAATTACCAATTCTAATATTAAATTTAAATAATAGTTCATTAGGAATGGTTAAACAATGGCAAGATATTATATATTCTGGAAGACACTCACAATCATACATGAAATCTTTACCAAATTTTGTAAAACTTTCAAAATCTTATGGTCATATTGGAATATCAATTTCAAAAATTACAGAACTAAAAAAAAAATTAAAAAAATCTTTTAAATATCTTTCAAAAAAAAAATTAGTTTTCGTAGATATAAAAATTGATCAATCTGAACATGTATATCCTATGCAAATTAAAGGAGGATCCATGAAAGATATGAAATTTAAAAAAAATTTTAAAAAATAA
- a CDS encoding trypsin-like peptidase domain-containing protein, with translation MKKKVSFIKFFSLIFFLFINIFFSKPVFCLDEKNTISNVSNENFNLPPVVDKVLPSVVKVMSDFNDFYHGYFYDSSYKKQVNALSSLHARFSLYNSFIYKNSTFKNAKSTIMQNVRNSKLGSGIIIDSEKCYVITNYHVISDSYKIKVSLTNGEKYKAHVIGKNKKMDLALLKLVDAKDLKSVKISNSNNLNIGESVFAVGSPYNLKNTVTLGIISSLGRLINTNNLFDNFIQTDASINHGNSGGPLFNFDGELIGINTSMISNSEDSGSIGLGFSIPSNTVQRFINDTLKYGKVNVGSLGVSISTLSEDLIKKLELPLKVNAVLVNSVRENSSAEKSGIEAGDIIISINSKNVLNAFSLRRELINFSPNDDILLKIFRNNKYYDISSRLQKYHQKIYYAGTLHYMLQGSIVSKYDQKKLLKDIEDKKIPKIFLPDVEGIIINGFLEKSYAKRSGLQKNDIIISVNTKYIKNIKTFKEALSIHKNIIILEIMRQNKLIFKIIS, from the coding sequence ATGAAAAAAAAGGTATCATTTATAAAATTTTTTAGTTTAATATTTTTTTTATTTATCAATATATTTTTTTCTAAACCTGTTTTTTGTTTAGATGAAAAAAATACAATTTCTAATGTTTCAAATGAAAATTTTAATTTACCTCCTGTTGTAGATAAAGTTTTACCTTCTGTTGTAAAAGTTATGTCAGATTTTAATGATTTTTATCATGGATATTTTTATGATTCGTCATACAAAAAACAAGTAAATGCTTTGTCATCATTACATGCTCGTTTTTCTTTATATAATAGTTTTATTTATAAAAATTCTACATTTAAGAATGCAAAAAGTACAATAATGCAAAATGTTAGAAATAGTAAATTAGGTTCTGGAATTATAATTGACTCTGAAAAATGTTATGTCATAACAAATTATCATGTAATTAGTGATTCGTATAAAATAAAAGTTTCGTTAACTAATGGAGAAAAATATAAAGCTCACGTTATTGGAAAAAATAAAAAAATGGATTTAGCTTTATTAAAATTAGTTGATGCTAAAGATTTAAAATCTGTAAAAATTTCTAATTCTAATAATTTAAATATAGGAGAGTCTGTATTTGCTGTTGGTAGTCCGTATAATTTAAAAAATACAGTTACTTTAGGGATTATTTCATCTTTAGGTAGACTCATTAATACAAATAACTTGTTTGATAATTTTATTCAAACTGACGCTTCTATTAATCATGGAAATTCTGGTGGTCCTTTATTTAATTTTGATGGTGAATTAATTGGAATTAATACTTCTATGATATCTAATAGTGAAGATTCTGGTAGTATTGGTCTTGGATTTTCTATTCCAAGTAATACAGTACAACGATTTATTAATGATACATTAAAATATGGAAAAGTTAATGTAGGTTCTTTAGGGGTATCTATTTCTACGCTCTCTGAAGATTTAATAAAAAAACTAGAATTACCTTTAAAAGTTAATGCTGTTCTTGTGAATTCAGTTCGTGAAAATTCTTCTGCTGAAAAATCTGGTATTGAAGCAGGGGATATAATTATTTCTATAAATTCTAAAAATGTTTTAAATGCATTTAGTTTAAGAAGAGAATTAATAAATTTTTCACCAAATGATGATATTTTGTTAAAAATTTTTCGAAATAACAAATATTATGATATATCTTCTAGATTACAAAAATATCATCAAAAAATTTATTATGCTGGAACATTACATTATATGTTACAAGGTTCGATAGTATCGAAATATGATCAAAAGAAGCTTTTAAAAGATATAGAAGATAAAAAAATACCAAAAATATTTTTGCCTGATGTAGAAGGTATAATTATAAATGGATTTTTAGAAAAAAGTTATGCTAAAAGATCTGGTTTACAAAAAAATGATATTATTATTTCTGTAAATACTAAATATATAAAAAATATAAAAACATTTAAAGAAGCTTTATCTATTCATAAAAATATTATAATTTTAGAAATTATGAGACAGAATAAATTAATTTTTAAAATTATTAGTTAA
- the dapD gene encoding 2,3,4,5-tetrahydropyridine-2,6-dicarboxylate N-succinyltransferase, with the protein MEKFKKIIKKAFKKKENLLKNNNEIIIQTIYSVIKMINLGKLRVSEKINNEWITHQWIKKAILLFLYLKKNKIFNGNFTNYYDKIPLKYKNYTEKKFKKDQIRAVPTSIVRYGSYIEKNTVLMPCFINIGAYIGKNTMIDTWSTIGSCAQIGKNVHISGGVGIGGVLEPLQNNPTIIEDNCFIGARSEIVEGVIIETGSVISMGVFIGKSTKIYDRTKDKIYFGRVPKNSVVVSGNLPSKNNKYSLYSAIIVKKVDSKTLTKVELNNLLRGNIK; encoded by the coding sequence ATGGAAAAATTTAAAAAAATTATTAAAAAAGCGTTTAAAAAAAAAGAAAATTTATTAAAAAATAACAATGAAATCATCATACAAACTATATATTCTGTAATTAAAATGATAAATTTAGGAAAATTACGTGTTTCAGAAAAAATAAATAATGAATGGATTACGCATCAATGGATTAAAAAAGCTATTCTTTTATTTTTATATTTAAAAAAAAACAAAATTTTTAATGGAAATTTTACAAATTACTATGATAAAATTCCATTAAAATATAAAAATTATACAGAAAAAAAATTTAAAAAAGATCAAATTCGCGCTGTTCCTACATCTATTGTAAGATATGGTTCATATATTGAAAAAAATACTGTTCTTATGCCTTGTTTTATTAATATCGGAGCTTATATTGGAAAAAATACTATGATTGATACCTGGTCTACAATAGGATCTTGTGCTCAAATAGGAAAAAATGTTCATATTTCTGGAGGAGTTGGAATAGGAGGAGTGTTAGAGCCATTACAAAATAACCCAACTATTATTGAAGATAATTGTTTTATTGGAGCAAGATCAGAAATAGTTGAAGGAGTAATAATAGAAACTGGATCAGTAATTTCTATGGGTGTTTTTATTGGAAAAAGCACAAAAATTTATGATCGAACCAAAGATAAAATTTATTTTGGAAGAGTTCCAAAAAATTCTGTTGTAGTATCAGGAAATTTACCTTCTAAAAACAATAAATATAGTTTATATAGTGCTATTATAGTAAAAAAAGTTGATTCTAAAACATTAACTAAAGTAGAACTTAATAATTTATTAAGAGGAAATATAAAATAA
- the map gene encoding type I methionyl aminopeptidase has translation MIIIKNNFDIKKMKEVGKLTSQVLHMIKNYITPGISTQEINDICHDYIYKKINVTSACLGYQGYPKSTCISVNNVVCHGIPNKKIILKNGDILNIDISLKKDGYFGDSSQMFLVGECSKLAKKLCKITLKSLYESIKIIKPGIKLRKIGKTIQKIATKNNFSIVKEYCGHGIGKNFHEEPYVLHYYSKDQEIVLKKNMIFTIEPMINAGQRKIFCDKDKWTIKTCDHSLSAQYEHTILVKKNGYEVLTLRKNESII, from the coding sequence GTGATCATTATTAAAAATAATTTTGATATAAAAAAAATGAAAGAAGTTGGAAAATTAACTTCTCAAGTTTTACATATGATAAAAAATTATATTACTCCAGGAATTAGCACACAAGAAATAAATGATATTTGTCATGACTATATTTATAAAAAAATAAATGTTACTTCAGCATGTTTAGGATATCAAGGATATCCAAAATCTACATGCATTTCTGTAAATAACGTTGTTTGTCATGGAATTCCTAATAAAAAAATAATTTTAAAAAATGGAGACATTTTAAATATAGATATTTCACTAAAAAAAGATGGATATTTCGGAGATTCTTCACAAATGTTTTTAGTTGGAGAATGCTCTAAATTAGCAAAAAAATTATGCAAAATTACCTTAAAAAGTTTATATGAATCTATAAAAATAATTAAACCGGGAATTAAATTAAGAAAAATTGGAAAAACTATTCAAAAAATAGCTACTAAAAATAATTTTTCTATAGTAAAAGAATATTGCGGGCACGGTATCGGAAAAAATTTTCATGAAGAACCATATGTATTACATTATTATTCTAAAGATCAAGAAATCGTTTTAAAAAAAAATATGATATTTACAATAGAACCAATGATAAATGCAGGACAAAGAAAAATATTTTGCGATAAAGATAAATGGACTATAAAAACATGCGATCACAGTTTATCTGCTCAATACGAACATACAATTTTAGTTAAAAAAAATGGATACGAAGTTTTAACACTTAGAAAAAATGAAAGTATTATTTAA
- the rpsB gene encoding 30S ribosomal protein S2: MIKISMKDMLKAGIHFGHQTRYWNPKMKPFIFGSRNRIHIINLEKTLPMFQNALLELKKIHSRHGKILFVGTKKSASDLIKKCAIFCKQYYVHHRWLGGMLTNWKTVRQSIQYLKDLEKQSKDGTFDKLTKKEALIRTRKLLKLENSLGGIKNMGGIPDCLFIIDADYENIAIKEANNLGIPVFSVVDTNSNPDGVNFVIPGNDDAMRSVNFYLEQVSLIIHKNEKKEITRSIEINRK, translated from the coding sequence ATGATAAAAATTTCTATGAAAGATATGTTAAAAGCAGGTATTCATTTTGGTCATCAGACTCGTTATTGGAATCCAAAAATGAAACCTTTTATTTTTGGTTCAAGAAATAGAATTCACATTATTAATTTAGAAAAAACTTTACCTATGTTTCAGAATGCATTATTAGAATTAAAAAAAATTCATTCAAGACATGGAAAAATATTGTTTGTTGGAACAAAAAAATCTGCAAGTGATTTAATAAAAAAATGCGCAATTTTTTGTAAACAATATTATGTTCATCATCGTTGGTTAGGAGGAATGTTAACGAATTGGAAAACTGTAAGACAGTCTATACAATATTTGAAAGATTTAGAAAAACAATCTAAAGATGGAACGTTTGATAAGTTAACTAAAAAAGAAGCTCTTATTCGTACTAGAAAATTATTAAAATTAGAAAATAGTTTAGGTGGAATAAAAAATATGGGAGGAATTCCTGATTGTTTATTTATAATTGATGCTGATTATGAAAATATTGCAATAAAAGAAGCTAATAATTTAGGTATTCCTGTATTTTCAGTTGTAGATACAAATTCTAATCCAGATGGAGTTAATTTTGTAATTCCAGGAAATGATGATGCTATGAGATCTGTAAATTTTTATTTGGAACAAGTAAGTTTAATTATTCATAAAAATGAGAAAAAAGAAATCACAAGATCTATTGAAATTAATAGAAAATAA
- the tsf gene encoding translation elongation factor Ts: MKISTNLIKKLRMITGIGILDCKKALLKKNGDIHSSIDYLRKKGKSKALNKLSRKTFQGSIFSGVKKNFGVLLELNCETDFVAKHENFINFGNKIIQTSLEKNIEKLDFLKNFFESERASLVSIIGENIKISRFLVLKGKFIHSYLHRSRIGVLLQSNSNDELLNKNISMHIAASKPLYLNPESVPKEIILREQNIQLSMSKQTGKPDSILKKIVLGRMKKFFSEITLIKQSFILDQKKTVEDFLLENNIILKNFIRFEVGEIKI; this comes from the coding sequence ATGAAGATTTCAACTAATTTAATTAAAAAATTAAGAATGATAACTGGTATTGGAATATTAGATTGTAAAAAAGCGCTTTTAAAAAAAAATGGAGATATTCATTCTTCTATAGATTATTTAAGAAAAAAAGGTAAATCAAAAGCATTAAATAAATTATCTAGAAAAACTTTTCAAGGATCTATTTTTTCTGGTGTTAAAAAAAATTTTGGAGTATTGTTAGAACTAAATTGTGAAACTGATTTTGTTGCAAAACATGAAAATTTTATTAATTTTGGAAACAAAATTATTCAAACTTCATTAGAAAAAAATATTGAAAAATTAGATTTTTTAAAAAATTTTTTTGAATCAGAAAGAGCTAGTTTAGTTTCTATAATTGGAGAAAATATAAAAATTTCTAGATTTTTAGTATTAAAAGGAAAATTTATTCATTCATATCTACATAGATCTAGAATTGGAGTTCTTTTACAGAGTAATTCTAATGATGAGCTTTTAAATAAAAATATTTCTATGCATATAGCAGCAAGTAAACCATTATATTTAAATCCAGAAAGTGTTCCTAAAGAAATTATTTTACGTGAACAAAATATTCAATTATCTATGTCAAAACAAACAGGAAAACCCGATTCTATATTAAAAAAAATAGTTTTAGGTAGAATGAAAAAATTTTTTAGTGAAATTACTCTTATCAAACAATCTTTTATTTTAGATCAAAAAAAAACAGTAGAAGATTTTTTATTAGAAAATAATATTATTTTAAAAAATTTTATTCGTTTTGAAGTAGGAGAAATTAAAATATAA
- the pyrH gene encoding UMP kinase: MNISNISLKYSRVILKLSGESFTTVNNISNIDSSALFFLSKEIKKIIDLNVELGIVVGAGNLFRGKQLQKAGINRVAADHIGMLSTIINGLALNNSINKMNIKTSLMSSIPVNGICEIYDWNKAINLLSKKTVVIFSAGIGNPFFTTDSAACLRAIEIQADIVLKGTQVDGVYTSDPKKNINSVLYSRLSYKEVLEKELKVMDLSAFILARDHNIPIRVFNINNSGALKRIVKGIDEGTLIN; the protein is encoded by the coding sequence ATGAATATATCTAATATTTCATTAAAATATTCTAGAGTTATTTTAAAATTAAGTGGAGAATCTTTTACTACTGTTAATAATATTTCTAATATTGATTCGAGTGCTTTATTCTTTTTATCTAAAGAAATTAAAAAAATTATAGATTTAAATGTTGAATTAGGAATTGTTGTTGGAGCTGGTAATTTATTTAGAGGAAAACAATTACAAAAAGCAGGAATAAATCGTGTAGCTGCAGATCATATAGGAATGCTTTCTACTATAATAAATGGATTAGCTTTAAATAATTCTATTAATAAAATGAATATTAAAACATCTTTAATGTCTTCAATTCCTGTAAATGGAATTTGTGAAATTTACGATTGGAATAAAGCTATAAATTTATTATCTAAAAAAACTGTAGTTATTTTTTCTGCAGGTATTGGAAATCCATTTTTTACGACAGATTCTGCTGCTTGTTTAAGAGCAATTGAAATACAAGCAGATATTGTTTTAAAAGGAACTCAAGTAGATGGAGTTTATACTTCTGATCCTAAAAAAAATATAAATTCAGTTTTATATTCTAGATTAAGTTATAAAGAAGTTTTAGAAAAAGAATTAAAAGTTATGGATTTATCAGCTTTTATTTTGGCTAGAGATCATAATATTCCAATAAGAGTATTTAATATTAATAATTCTGGAGCTTTAAAAAGAATTGTTAAAGGTATTGATGAAGGAACTTTAATTAATTAA
- the frr gene encoding ribosome recycling factor, translated as MKNIKKITKNKMKKCIENFFLFIKKLRTDRASPDLLKDLNIEYYGKKISLTNISSITVEDSKTLRINTFDKNINKDVEKSIINSNLGLNPISVGDIIRVPIPQLTEERRKDLIKILYKKSEKCKICIRMVRKDSNNIIKNFKKDENIGKHDEKMYKNEVQNLTNFYIKEVDRLKNVKEKSLLNF; from the coding sequence ATGAAAAACATTAAAAAAATAACAAAAAATAAAATGAAAAAATGTATTGAAAATTTTTTTTTATTTATTAAAAAATTAAGAACTGATAGAGCATCTCCTGATTTATTAAAAGATTTAAATATTGAATATTATGGAAAAAAAATTTCTTTAACAAATATTTCAAGTATTACAGTAGAAGATTCTAAAACGTTAAGAATTAATACTTTTGATAAAAATATAAATAAAGATGTTGAAAAATCTATTATAAATTCTAATTTAGGTTTAAATCCAATTTCTGTTGGAGATATTATTCGCGTACCTATTCCACAATTAACTGAAGAAAGAAGAAAAGATTTAATAAAGATTTTATATAAAAAATCTGAAAAATGTAAAATTTGTATTAGAATGGTTAGAAAAGATTCTAATAATATTATTAAAAATTTTAAAAAAGATGAAAATATAGGAAAACATGATGAGAAAATGTATAAAAATGAAGTTCAAAATTTAACTAATTTTTATATTAAAGAAGTAGATCGTTTAAAAAACGTAAAAGAAAAATCGTTATTAAATTTCTAA
- the bamA gene encoding outer membrane protein assembly factor BamA, with product MKIKNLFLICLFIFSINIGYSNNNFYFKKIEFSGLNKISQKEALGYLTFHTNEFVSKKEIQNSIQQLLLSNKFETVDFFQSHKKITFKVKENPFISKINILGHFSIDLSLIQDFLNSSGIQENTFLSNHKKMFFKNKILEYYTSILKDNSKVIFKILNKKNNIQDLTIKILEGNDLDIKKIKILGNSQISSDRVMSFFSSYNRSKFLKKFINYKYNYQDFQNDLKSLYHFYNNAGYVNFNIINTKLNYLNKKKDISIIMTINEGCQCTLSDVIIKEDYPTLFKPLEFTSLFKINELYHIDDLMNFKKNIEKKLFKNGYIFSEIEIVPYIDNFHKKVKFVINIHKNEQFLVNEILFKGNVLTEKKYLIKKMLQKEKAIVNADFLNKDLKYLKETEYFDNIEVEFKAACNKKYHFIDLIYNVKEKKSNICNFGIGYNNQNKLNFNLQLLKKHFLKTGNVLSFGVSQYFNKHSFNFFYINPYFTKKNFIFSTNFFLELMEPNLNIYSNDSKKFQENYINKIYLSIKNILNLNRMYSKYHQFNYGGESSISIPFLNNDLYKINFGYTHHEFSDLIKNSYKNILICKNNFNKVLNKKFISERNSFYIDNSVNFNTINDTFFPYLGHDTTFSLRSLFFNKKSNKNYYKFIFDSKQYFPVKYTNNKVVFLFRSYFGFDFLNKNDMYYENYDNFYAERNNTIRGYLSENIGAKIFYLDKKKIDPYKFKKNNFSDLNKNNNNSYNDYIGGNIISITNLELISSIPYFKNEYLKNFRISTFLDFGSVWIQNKFFKNSPSIFVYSNPNKIFSSCGLSLKWKSPFGLLSFSYAFPLSYNDKNDIEKFQISFGR from the coding sequence ATGAAAATAAAAAATTTATTTTTAATATGTTTGTTTATTTTTAGTATTAATATTGGATATTCAAATAATAATTTTTATTTTAAAAAAATTGAATTTTCTGGATTAAATAAAATATCTCAGAAAGAAGCGTTGGGTTATTTAACTTTTCATACAAATGAATTTGTTTCAAAAAAAGAAATTCAGAATAGTATACAACAATTATTATTGAGTAATAAGTTTGAAACTGTAGATTTTTTTCAGTCACATAAAAAAATTACTTTTAAAGTAAAAGAAAATCCTTTTATATCTAAGATTAATATTCTTGGTCATTTTTCTATAGATTTAAGTTTAATTCAAGATTTTTTAAATTCTTCTGGAATTCAAGAAAATACTTTTTTAAGTAATCATAAAAAAATGTTTTTTAAAAATAAAATATTAGAATATTATACAAGTATATTAAAAGATAATTCTAAGGTTATTTTTAAAATATTAAATAAAAAAAATAATATTCAAGATTTAACAATAAAAATATTAGAAGGAAATGATTTAGATATTAAAAAAATTAAAATTTTAGGTAATAGTCAGATTTCTTCAGATCGTGTAATGTCTTTTTTTTCTTCTTATAATAGATCTAAATTTTTAAAAAAATTTATTAATTATAAATATAATTATCAAGATTTTCAAAATGATTTAAAAAGTTTATATCATTTTTATAATAATGCAGGGTATGTAAATTTTAATATTATAAATACAAAATTAAATTATTTAAATAAAAAAAAAGATATTTCTATTATAATGACTATTAATGAAGGATGTCAATGTACTTTATCTGACGTTATTATAAAAGAAGATTACCCTACTTTATTTAAACCTTTAGAGTTTACTTCTTTATTTAAAATAAATGAATTGTATCATATTGATGATTTAATGAATTTTAAAAAAAATATTGAAAAAAAATTATTTAAAAATGGATATATTTTTTCTGAAATAGAAATTGTTCCATATATTGACAATTTTCATAAAAAAGTAAAATTTGTTATTAATATTCATAAAAATGAACAATTTTTGGTAAACGAAATTTTATTTAAGGGAAATGTTCTTACAGAAAAAAAATATTTAATAAAAAAAATGTTACAAAAAGAAAAAGCTATTGTAAATGCAGATTTTTTAAATAAAGATTTAAAATATTTAAAAGAAACAGAATATTTTGATAATATAGAAGTGGAATTTAAAGCTGCTTGTAATAAGAAATATCATTTTATTGATTTGATTTATAATGTAAAAGAAAAAAAATCAAATATATGTAATTTTGGTATAGGATATAATAATCAAAACAAATTAAATTTTAATTTACAATTATTAAAAAAACATTTTTTAAAAACAGGTAATGTATTATCTTTTGGTGTGTCTCAATACTTTAATAAACATTCTTTTAATTTTTTTTATATTAATCCATATTTTACTAAAAAAAATTTTATTTTTAGTACAAATTTTTTTTTAGAGTTAATGGAACCAAATTTAAACATTTATTCAAATGATTCAAAAAAATTTCAAGAAAATTATATAAATAAAATTTATTTAAGTATTAAAAATATATTAAATTTAAACAGAATGTATTCAAAATATCATCAATTTAATTATGGTGGAGAATCATCTATTTCTATTCCATTTTTAAATAATGATTTATATAAAATTAATTTTGGATATACTCATCATGAGTTTTCAGATTTAATAAAAAATTCTTATAAAAATATTTTAATTTGTAAAAATAATTTTAATAAAGTTTTAAACAAAAAATTTATTTCAGAACGAAATAGTTTTTATATTGATAATTCTGTTAATTTTAATACTATTAATGATACATTTTTTCCATATTTAGGGCATGATACAACTTTTTCTTTAAGATCGTTGTTTTTTAATAAAAAATCAAATAAAAATTATTATAAATTTATTTTTGATTCCAAACAATATTTTCCAGTAAAATATACAAATAATAAAGTTGTTTTTTTATTTCGTTCTTATTTTGGTTTTGATTTTTTAAATAAAAATGATATGTATTATGAAAATTATGATAATTTTTATGCTGAACGTAATAATACTATAAGAGGATATTTATCAGAAAATATAGGAGCAAAAATATTTTATTTAGATAAAAAAAAAATAGATCCTTATAAATTTAAAAAGAATAATTTTTCAGATTTAAATAAAAATAATAATAATTCATATAATGATTATATTGGTGGTAATATTATTTCTATTACAAACTTAGAATTAATATCATCTATTCCTTATTTTAAAAATGAATATTTAAAAAATTTTAGAATTTCTACATTTTTAGATTTTGGAAGTGTATGGATTCAAAATAAATTTTTTAAAAATAGTCCTTCAATTTTTGTTTATTCAAATCCAAATAAAATTTTTTCTTCATGCGGTCTTTCTTTAAAATGGAAATCTCCTTTCGGTTTATTATCATTTTCTTATGCTTTCCCTTTAAGTTATAATGACAAAAATGATATAGAAAAATTTCAAATTTCTTTTGGAAGATAA
- the fabZ gene encoding 3-hydroxyacyl-ACP dehydratase FabZ — translation MIILNKINFLKFIPHRKPFLFVDKIVKFKKKYYLHSKFKILPENLFFLGHFPKNPIFPGVLILESMMQSAGILFRISYPNILKKKINYLTSIKNAKFRKLVLPNDMLNIKIFFINLHNNFIKFKGFVLVNKFLVCEAIITIYIK, via the coding sequence ATGATTATTTTAAATAAAATAAATTTTTTAAAATTTATTCCTCATAGAAAACCATTTTTATTTGTAGATAAAATAGTAAAATTTAAAAAAAAATATTATTTGCATTCTAAATTTAAAATTCTTCCAGAAAATTTATTTTTTTTAGGACATTTTCCTAAAAATCCAATTTTTCCAGGTGTTTTAATTCTTGAATCTATGATGCAATCTGCAGGAATTTTATTTAGAATAAGTTATCCAAATATTTTAAAAAAAAAAATAAATTATTTAACATCAATAAAAAATGCTAAGTTTAGAAAATTAGTTTTACCTAATGATATGTTAAATATAAAAATTTTTTTTATTAATTTACATAATAATTTTATTAAATTTAAAGGTTTTGTTTTAGTAAATAAATTTTTAGTTTGTGAGGCTATTATTACAATTTATATCAAATAA